Part of the bacterium BMS3Abin08 genome is shown below.
AGCAAGAGGCGCGGTCTCGTTATCCAGTGTGCCGAGGAGATAGAGGAACAGGTAGAACTCCTGAAAAACTATAGGATTGTCCTTTCCCTTTCCATTCTTGCCGTCATGATAATTTCTGCATCAGGTGGTTTCTTGATAGCAAAAAAAGCCCTTACACCCATCTCAGAAATATCAGGAACCATAGACAGGATTTCAGAATCAAACCTCTCGGAAAGGGTGACTATGGAAGACATCCCGGATGAATTAAAACCCCTGGCATCTTCCTTCAACCGCACCTTTGACAGTCTGGAGAGGTCTTTCAATCGCCAGAAACAATTTACAGCAGATGCCTCACATGAACTCAGGACACCATTGTCGGTCATCCTGAGTCAAAGCGAGGTTATGTTGAGAAAAGAAAGGACCCCTAAGGAATATAAAGACGCCCTTAAGGCCGTCGGGGAGGCTGCGGCTATGATGTCACAGATAGTCCAAAAGCTTCTTACCATAACCCGTTTAGGTACCGATAAGGTCGAATTAAAGATCGAAGATATAGACCCCGGTGAAATTGTTTCTGAATCTGTAAAACTGTTAACACAGCTTGCAGAACAAAAGGGTGTAAGCATAAATGTTTACGTCCCTGATAGATTTGTAGTCCGTGGAGACAGGGCGGCATTATTGGAACTATTTGTCAATATCATAGATAATGCCATAAAATATAACGTCCCTCAGGGGAGGATAGATATTTCCGTCAAAGAAGAAACGGGTTTTATAATAAGCGAAATAAAAGACACCGGTATCGGCATCCCGGAGAGTGATTTGGGTAGAGTTCTTGACCGTTTTTATCGGATTGATAAATCCCGTTCAAGGGATCTTTGGGGTGTAGGATTGGGGTTAAGTATATGTAAGGAAATCATTAAGCTGCATGAAGGCAGGATAGAGATAAAAAGCAAGGTCGGGGAGGGGACTACTGTGTCTGTTTATCTGAAAGGTAATGCATATGTCACGTAAACTTAAATTTTTCGTTACAGTTCTTGCGGTATTACTTCTATTGTCGGCAACTTATCTCCTCTATATGGAGGAACAGGGGAACTTTCATCCGATTACAGAGGGCGAGGCATACAGGTCGGCCCAAATGGACGGGGACGAACTTGAATACTATATCAGGAAATATAATATTAAGAGCATACTGAACCTGCGGGGTGAGCACCCGGATAAAAAATGGTACTCCGAGGAACTGAAGGTAAGCAAGGCATACAATGTGGTTCATTACAACATATCCCTGTCGGCAACCCGTAGACCAAATGATCAAGATGTCGGCAAACTGATTGAGATCTTCAAATCCGCACCCCGTCCTATACTCATCCACTGCAAGGCCGGTGCCGACAGGTCGGGCCTGGCAGCAGCGATATGGAAGGTAATCATTGATAAAGAACCAAAATCCGTGGCAAAAAAACAACTATCAATTATGTATGGCCATTTCCCCGTGGGCGACACCGCTGCTATGGACCGTTTTTTTGATAGATGGTCCCCGGAACGGAATTGAGACAACTCTATAATAAAAAACTGCTGTTTCTTGCAATATCACTGCTGATGATAACGATAGGCATCAAGATCTATTCGACTCTCACATT
Proteins encoded:
- the arlS gene encoding signal transduction histidine-protein kinase ArlS, with amino-acid sequence MLSSIKTRIITFYMVVLFIVLSLLGAFLNLSLDKIVYNSIDSGLLSRAKALATLVNDNETEFNFSDEVMWEYNSPKASVFFQIRRFDGTTTEQSESLRGSDLPFQTGEKRMNFETILLNGVPARMVNFYIHYNGEKGVKGQGKVIKSKRRGLVIQCAEEIEEQVELLKNYRIVLSLSILAVMIISASGGFLIAKKALTPISEISGTIDRISESNLSERVTMEDIPDELKPLASSFNRTFDSLERSFNRQKQFTADASHELRTPLSVILSQSEVMLRKERTPKEYKDALKAVGEAAAMMSQIVQKLLTITRLGTDKVELKIEDIDPGEIVSESVKLLTQLAEQKGVSINVYVPDRFVVRGDRAALLELFVNIIDNAIKYNVPQGRIDISVKEETGFIISEIKDTGIGIPESDLGRVLDRFYRIDKSRSRDLWGVGLGLSICKEIIKLHEGRIEIKSKVGEGTTVSVYLKGNAYVT